CCTCCTGCAGGACCAGACCTCCACCCGCTCCAACATTGAGGGCATGTTCGAGGCCTACATTGCCAACCTGCGCAGACAGCTCGACGGGCTTGGCAACGAGAAGGGCAAGCTGGAGGGAGAGCTGAGAAACATGCAGGGCCTGGTTGAGGACTTCAAGAGGAAGTGAGTGCTTGCATGACATGGTCACTAGTTATAATATATACCTTGATATAGTGAGCAGATATTCAAAATGGAACAGATGTACTAAAACCTTGCCTTTTTTCCTTACAGGTATGAAGATGAAATCAACAAACGTGCAGCTGCAGAGAACGAGTTTGTGCTCCTGAAAAAGGTGCGGAAACATCAAGATGGTCATTGAATGCTTTTCTGTAATCCTGTGTGTTTAAGACAATGTGACCAATTGtaacacttcctgttcctgtttttttccaggatGTTGATGCTGCCTACATGGTCAAGGTGCCACTAGAGGTCAAAGCTGATGGTCTTCAGGATAAGATCAACTTCCTCAGGGCCGTCTATGAGGCTGTATGTATCTATAATGTCTAATACTTCATAATTACATAATCACCATTTGAGTTAAAGCTGATGATCATCCActccttttgaaaaatctgATATAAAGGACAAAGAGTTAACTTTTGTGCAACAACCATTGGTTCTGTAGGAGCTTCTTGAACTGCAGGGCCAGATCAAGGACACCTCTGTCATTGTGGAGATGGACAACAGCCGTAACCTGGACATGGACTCTATTGTGGCTGAAGTGCGTGCTCAGTATGAGGACATTGCCAACCGCAGCAAGGCTGAAGCAGAGACCTGGTACAAACAGAAGGtgagttaaatgaaaaattcaGGTTCAGCCCTTTTTCTAACGCCCTTTTATTACACTTTCAAAACCTCTTCCAACCGTGAGGATCATGCTCTTGATGCAacttatttttcatgaataGTATGATGAGATGCAGAGCTCTGCCGGACAGTACGGTGAGGACCTGCGCTCAACCAAGACTGAGATTTCTGAGCTGAACCGTATGATCGCCCGTCTTCAGAATGAGATTGAGGCTGTCAAGGGACAGGTATATGTCAAGACCTTCACATGGATGATGCCTTATTATTTACACACTTCATTGTTTAAGTGGATTTGCAGTTATTAATCCATCAACATAATTTTCCACAGAGGGTCAGCCTGGAGGCTCAGATCACAGAGGTGGAGGATCGTGGTGAGCTGGCAGTGAAAGATGCCAAGCTCCGCATCAGGGACCTGGAGGATGCTCTGCAGAGAGCCAAGCAGGACATGGCTCGCCAGGTGCGTGAGTACCAGGACCTGATGAACGTCAAGCTGGCCCTGGACATCGAAATTGCCACCTACAGGAAACtgctggaaggagaggagagcaggtgGGATAAActtgaatatttaatgtattttaatggcTGCAGCATTGCAATATTAACTTCATCTCTGAATTAAGTGCTAACTCGTCACTATTCCACCATTAGACTGGCCAGCGGAGGTTCAAACGCAACCATCCATGTGCAGCAGACATCTGGAGGTGGTGGTAAGTTTAAGATTTTATACATCCCCACCATTAAAAGTGATACCTGAGCGAAAATTCttcacagacagatggatggataagCAAtaacacttacattttttttttttcaggatactccagctccagctctggCAGTGGATTTGGCTatggtggtggcagcagctATGGTGGTGGCAGCTTGTCTGGTGGTTATGGTGGTTCTGTTACCAAGTCCGCAGTCTCATCAACCAGTTCCAGGAGATATTAAAAAGGAGAGCTGTCCCTCTTCCCCTTCAGAAACCCTTGAGTTTGATCTAAATACTGTACCCACTCATGGTGCTATGCAATATAGTTAAGCATGATCAACAATACAGCTCAATAAATTGTGTTACACTGCTACCAGTTGTGTTTCAAGGATCACTGGTGGTTTTTCTTACTCTTTTCTGTTTAACATCATTCAACAAGAGTATCTGAAGGTAAACACAACCTTAGACAAACATCTTTCTTCACTGACATgtaacaaataagaaaaaagataaaaacattaaaaggttTTGATGGAACATAGCAAGAGACATTTGAAGATCTCTATTGTTTTTTACTGTAGTGCTCTAATAAACTCCTCTGAAATAGTGGTGACATGTTCAGGATGAATAATGTTCCAGATTTTGGTTGAAGTCGTCATTCCTACATTTAATTTCTGTTATAGGTAAGGGGAGCAAGTCACTGACCAGATCCAATCACCTGAGAAATACcaaaaaaattaatttgtttgacTTTACATGTTTACAGTTTCAATTTGAACTGATTGGCTACTAGCTTGTTAGTCTTACTGTTCTGTCAAATGGTTCCATGTTTAGTTTTGCATTTCCCTTCCTTTAAGATAAGCTATGTCGAAAACAGACTGATTTTGTAAAAGCCTTCTTCCTACTAACATGACTGATGAATGTTATAGCAAATtacatcaaataaatcaaaaataaaataaatctgagaatttaaatgtttgcctCTCACTCACATTATTGTTGTGATAAATGAAAGAGATAgtttaggatttttttcttacaataaaAAGTGGTAGTGtaatttcaatcaggagagacttcaataaaatgtaacaatagtgtattacacataagaaatgaataatgcaaagtcGTTGGTGATTGTATGCCACAGCGAAGCCGTCTAACAGAGGgacagtgatgctgaggtcagacaggcacAATCCCCCATaagagagaattattttatagaaatatataaaataagtaactTACATACTACTGCAGAGAATTcctaagcagaaacagaaaataagtcaTGAGAGAAAGGTTATGGGTAAAACTTGTTAGGATGAGCTTGCATGAATTGAAGTTAAGAGGAGTCAAGTAAACCATAGCAAAGGATAGGGTAGGGTCTAGAGAGACCACAGACAAGGATGGGGGAGGTCCCGATAGACTGCATTGCTGGTCTAGATAGACTGTAGTAAAGTGTGGTGGGGCCTCGACAGATCACGGAATTCATAGCGGGACTCGATAGATCACAGGAAAGGATAGGTGGGGGTCATGTCAGACCGCAGCACAGAATAGTGGGGGGTCATGTTAGACCGCAGAACAGGATAGTTGTGGTCACGCTGCACCACAGAACAGATAGTTGGTCAGCTCTaagaacacaaaacataataacGGGGTAGAGTTAGACCAGAGAGAGATCTGAGGAGTCCCCGGAGACTGGATAAAGTTGAggacagtcatttaaaaaaaaaaaaattgtcttttgtttttgtttttacccgAGAATGAGAATTCTCACTCTAGACCAGGTAACTTccgaccaggaaatgagaaattgtGTCCATGGGACCAGGTCAGATTCGGACAGGAAAACTAGAAATTGGACCAGGTTATATTCCAACCGGGAAATGAGAAACGGTCACATTAGACCTGGGAAATGGAAAACTGTCACGTTAGACCAGGAAAATGAGAAAAGGTCACTTTAGACCAGGTCATGTaagaccaggaaatgagaaaacggTCAAGTTAGACCGGGAGATTGAGAAACTGTCTGTAAGACCGGGAGATTGAGAAACAGTCTGTTACACCAGCAAATTGAGAACATGGTCACATTAGACCGGGAGATTGAGAAACAGTCCGTTAGAACTGCAAATACAGAACAAAGACACGTTAGACAAGAGAATAGTGTGACTCAATAAACAGACAGGAGTGATTTGAATCATACAGTGAATGAGAGAATATCCGCCTCAACAATAGAATGCAAGAAGTAGCTTTAGTGATAATTTAAGGAACATTATGCCTGACTAAGATAATAATGTGCAATGCTATGggacaaattaaatgacatgGCAATATTGCAAGACCCTACCTGAAAGTGACaccaccaccagttatatgAATGACTTACCAGACCTTATTTAAAGGCTCTACTGATGTTTAATGGAGGTGAAGGCAGAGGATGACCAACGTCCCATTTATCTCAGGGATGTAGATGAGATGCCTTGGTTTGTGGGCAGGAAACAGCCGCTATTCTAAAAAAATGCCCTGACTAATGCTGAGGTGATAAGTTGCTTTTCGTGAGGATCAACTCTAATTGATAGTTAAACCATGATTTAGACACAGGAAGATTACCTGGGGTAAGAAATAGGGAGAAGTGGAGCAAGTAGGGGCCTTAAACATAGGTAGTTAATCATGAAGTTAAAAGGAGCAAAAGAGAGTCTGTACGATCCACAAACAGTACACCCACCTCTGCATTTCTCAAGTGTTTAAGACGTAAAATATAATGCTTAGGATGAAAGGCCAGATCGGAAAATGTGATATCTCTCAATTGGTTGAAGGATTAAGAAGATGTTGTAAATTCACCACATCTGAGCGAGCatagaagacaaacagaaaacagaatcaCCTACTCTGAGTTCTGTCAGCAACACGTGCAATTCAAGAGAGTCATAGGCTGTCTGCTTTTGATAACTGGGGAGAAGCTTAAGCAAACTTTTCAGCAGTCATTTAATGGCCGAATTAGCAAACAAACTAGATGAAGAATGGTCAGAGAAGTTGATAAACTGGTTTATTCTGTTTCATCTTTGGTGACTCCCTGTTTCCTGATTATCGAGACTTTCAAGATTTCTCTCAAACAGAGACTCAAGAAAGGAACAAGAAAGACGGGCAGTCAATTGCATATTGGATGCTTGTTCCCCCTAAAAGTTATTCCACCAACATAGTGTAGCCGGACATAATCCTGCAGTCTGTGATTTAAAGGATAATCTGAAAGAAATAGTGGGAAAGAAAGGAAATTATCTCTGCAAAAGTACCAATAATGTCACAattgcaaaaacacatacaaatgtgAGGTGTGTAATACATGGTTTaagacagattttaaaaaaagtcccaagttccctttctttctcttttcattcgGTGCATCCAGAACTAATACTGCGgacatttgaacaaaacaaaggagAACTAGACTTTGAATGCTTCATATGGATGTTGCCCCATTATGGCttcatgctcaaggacctcttgtggttgctTTCTCGAAACACcatttattgcctgttttatactgccattgactgcctgctacTCTTAATCACTACTCTTGTATGAACTGTCATATACGCAAACTCAACTTTTTATAAAGTTTGTTTACTTTCAGCACGTTGGTGTCTAGAAAGAGTTTAACCAATTGTAGGTTTTATTCATTGAATGACAACATTCAGCAGTACTGATTGCACACCCATTTGGAGGAGATCCGCAGTCCACTTAGTACACCTTTCTAGTTCGGTTTTTGAAAGGTACTAACGCTGGCTCAAGTTgtaatattttcttgtttttgataGATATTTACCTTTAATCCCTTTACTTATAAAACCCCTTCCTACTAGCCTCCAATATAAATTTCACTGCCCTGTGACCAATAAGCAGGCTACTAGGGTTTTACTcattgaaagtttatttttccttaCGTAATCacactttctctcactttcactaATTTATCACtcgctctcttcctcttcagcctGTCCAGGTGCAGGGTATGTCACTTCTTATCTTTTGACAACCCCTCCCCACCTGTTTTACAGGTCACTCCTGTCATTCAGTGCTAGAGGCGTGCAGCCTGGGGTGAAAGAGAAGCTGGACAGCAACATGAGAGTCCAGGTTGAAATGACCAAAGAGGATCCTCCCCCTTACTTCATACAGACATAAAAGTCGCCAGCTTCTACAGTCAGACACTCAGAGGGACTTGACTTTCCTTTTGAAGACTGCTCatcttctgtttcctcttctcAGAGAGTTGACAACCTTTACCACTGCAAACATGATGAGAAAGTCATATTCAGTCTCTGGCTCTAGCAGCAGCACCAGGAGTTCCTTTGCACCAAATAGCAGCTACTCTGTAAACAGATCCAGTTAtggtgctggagctggagctggagctggagctggtggTTTTGGTTCTGGTATGTCTTCAATGGGTGGTAGTTATGGATTTAGTTCTAGCCAAGCAGGCGGATACATTGCTCCACAGATTACTGCTGTCCAAGTCAACCAGAGCCTGCTGGCCCCTCTGAATCTGGAtattgacccatccatccaggTTGTCCGCACCCAGGAGAAGGAGCAGATCAAGACTCTCAACAACCGCTTTGTCTCCTTCATCGACAAGGTTGGTTCCTTAGGGTTCTGTATGACTGTCTTATGTACCATTTACTGTAGGCCTCATTATCTTGTGCAGACGACCTGCATGCCTTCCCTAGCCTACACTTTCTTCTAGCAGCTGTCAAATGTGATTGTTAGTATATAGCACTGTTTACTTAAAGACAATCTGCCCATTTAATGCAAAGCAGACAAAGCAAGACCGCTGTGAATCATATTTGTGTGATGTTGAATCCATCAAAGAGTTACAGCCTCAGGAGCACTCCGGCCTTTTGAAgtctgaaaacacaatgaaacaaccTTTTTGCTGAGCCCAGAAACTTCAGGAAGGGTCAATCAAGTCAAGCAGCAGTCAAACcaaattaatacataaaaaatgctttgtgaAACAACATCTGACAATCTTCCTTGGTTTTGTGTCTCCACAGGTTCGATTCttggagcagcagaacaagaTGCTGGAGACCAAATGGAGCCTCCTGCAGGACCAGACCTCCACCCGCTCCAA
This portion of the Anoplopoma fimbria isolate UVic2021 breed Golden Eagle Sablefish chromosome 17, Afim_UVic_2022, whole genome shotgun sequence genome encodes:
- the LOC129105310 gene encoding intermediate filament protein ON3-like; this translates as MRKSYSVSGSNSSTRSSFAPTSSYSVNRSSYGAGAGAGAGGFGSGMSSMGGSYGFSSSQAGGYIAPQITAVQVNQSLLAPLNLDIDPSIQVVRTQEKEQIKTLNNRFVSFIDKVRFLEQQNKMLETKWSLLQDQTSTRSNIEGMFEAYIANLRRQLDGLGNEKGKLEGELRNMQGLVEDFKRKYEDEINKRAAAENEFVLLKKDVDAAYMVKVPLEVKADGLQDKINFLRAVYEAELLELQGQIKDTSVIVEMDNSRNLDMDSIVAEVRAQYEDIANRSKAEAETWYKQKYDEMQSSAGQYGEDLRSTKTEISELNRMIARLQNEIEAVKGQRVSLEAQITEVEDRGELAVKDAKLRIRDLEDALQRAKQDMARQVREYQDLMNVKLALDIEIATYRKLLEGEESRLASGGSNATIHVQQTSGGYSSSSSGSGFGYGGGSSYGGGSLSGGYGGSVTKSAVSSTSSRRY